A part of Carettochelys insculpta isolate YL-2023 chromosome 1, ASM3395843v1, whole genome shotgun sequence genomic DNA contains:
- the LOC142007140 gene encoding olfactory receptor 52E4-like, which yields MSDPNATKFTNPPTFILQGIPGLEEAHIWISIPFCATYVIAILGNFTILFIVKIELSLHGPMYYFLSMLAVSDLVLSTSTLPKTLSIFWFNSREIDFNACLTQLYFIHSFSIMESGIFVAMAFDRYVAICDPLRHSTTLTNYVVTMIGLAVVLRGGLLILPYPFLVRRWPYCRTNIIPHTYCEHMAVVKLACADIRSNSYYGLFLAFFLTCLDVSFIALSYVQILRAIFSLPTKDARLKTFGTCSSHLCVISVSYVSALFSFLTHRFGQNVPLHFHVLIANVYLLVPPMLNPIIYGVRTKQMRDRLLWLFTHKGAEVFSLCSGIQAKLEGDPAGDMVLS from the coding sequence ATGTCAGATCCCAATGCAACAAAATTCACCAATCCCCCCACCTTCATCCTACAGGGCATTCCTGGCCTGGAAGAAGCCCAcatctggatctccatccccttctgcgcCACCTATGTCATTGCCATCTTGGGGAACTTCACTATTCTCTTCATCGTAAAGATAGAGCTGAGCCTCCATgggcccatgtactatttcctcagCATGCTGGCAGTCAGTGATCTGGTCCTGTCTACATCCACCCTGCCCAAAACgctgagcatcttctggtttAACTCCAGGGAAATAGATTTCAATGCCTGCCTTACGCAGTTGTACTTCATTCACAGCTTCTCAATAATGGAGTCTGGGatctttgtggccatggcttttgatcgctatgtggccatctgtgatcccctgagacattccaccactCTGACAAACTATGTGGTAACCATGATTGGCCTGGCTGTGGTACTGCGAGGAGGCCTGCTCATACTGCCCTATCCATTCCTGGTGAGGCGGTGGCCATATTGCAGAACGAACATAATCCCCCACACGTACTGCGAGCACATGGCTGTAGTGAAGCTGGCCTGCGCAGATATCCGCAGCAATAGTTACTATGGTCTTTTTCTGGCATTCTTTCTGACTTGTCTGGATGTGTCTTTTATTGCCCTCTCCTATGTCCAGATCCTCAGGGCTATTTTCAGCCTCCCCACAAAGGATGCCCGGCTGAAGACTTTTgggacctgcagctcccacctctgTGTAATATCAGTCTCTTACGTCTCAGCTCTTTTCTCCTTTCTTACACACCGGTTTGGACAGAATGTGCCTCTGCATTTCCATGTTCTCATTGCTAATGTGTACCTCCTGGTGCCCCCCATGCTGAACCCCATTATCTACGGGGTGAGGACCAAACAGATGCGGgacaggctgctctggctcttcaCACACAAAGGGGCTGAAGTTTTCTCTTTGTGTTCTGGCATTCAAGCCAAACTCGAGGGAGACCCGGCTGGTGACATGGTGTTGAGCTAG